In Mongoliitalea daihaiensis, one DNA window encodes the following:
- the rhuM gene encoding virulence protein RhuM/Fic/DOC family protein produces the protein MESIDFISEIVVFKPSQGSNEFEIILDGEHDTVWVTEQQLVELFGKARRTIGEHIRNIYKEGELEKESTWRNFRQVQKEGERKVKRAVSAYNLDVVISVGYRVKSPVGIEFRKWATQRLKDYLVKGYAINSELLSKQGQKIIQLENQLDILRERTFESQRVLTEGFLDIILKYSKSFELLNRYDSEDLQLDNLSKEIIYVINYDDVKKAIHQLKKELVQKGEAGELFGNEKDDSFRGILGSISQTVFGELAYPTIEEQAAQLLYSVIKGHAFSDGNKRIGSFLFVWFLEQNSYHLDERGVRKINENTLVALALAVAQSLPEQRDLMIKLIVNLIKN, from the coding sequence ATGGAATCAATTGACTTCATTTCTGAGATAGTGGTTTTCAAACCCTCCCAAGGTAGCAATGAATTTGAAATCATTTTGGATGGGGAGCACGATACGGTTTGGGTCACCGAACAGCAGCTTGTTGAGTTATTTGGTAAAGCTAGAAGAACGATTGGTGAGCACATCCGAAATATTTACAAAGAGGGAGAATTGGAAAAAGAGTCAACTTGGCGGAATTTCCGCCAAGTTCAAAAAGAAGGGGAAAGAAAAGTAAAAAGGGCAGTTTCAGCTTACAATTTGGATGTAGTAATCTCAGTTGGATACCGAGTAAAATCACCTGTTGGGATTGAATTTAGAAAATGGGCAACCCAAAGGCTAAAGGATTACTTGGTGAAAGGCTATGCCATCAACAGCGAATTACTGAGCAAGCAAGGTCAAAAAATCATACAATTAGAAAATCAGCTTGATATTTTAAGAGAAAGAACCTTCGAATCACAAAGAGTATTGACAGAAGGATTTTTGGATATTATTTTAAAGTATTCCAAATCTTTTGAATTACTCAATAGGTATGATTCAGAAGATCTTCAGCTCGATAACCTTTCCAAAGAAATCATTTATGTCATCAACTATGATGATGTCAAGAAAGCCATTCACCAATTAAAGAAGGAATTGGTTCAGAAAGGAGAAGCCGGAGAGCTCTTCGGAAACGAGAAAGATGATTCATTCCGGGGAATATTGGGAAGTATCTCCCAAACGGTGTTTGGAGAATTGGCATATCCAACCATTGAAGAGCAGGCGGCACAGTTGTTATATTCTGTCATCAAAGGACATGCTTTTAGCGATGGTAATAAGAGAATTGGTTCATTTCTGTTTGTATGGTTCTTAGAGCAGAACAGTTATCATTTGGATGAAAGAGGAGTAAGAAAAATAAATGAAAATACATTGGTAGCACTGGCATTGGCAGTAGCGCAAAGTTTACCTGAGCAAAGGGATTTGATGATTAAACTGATAGTGAACCTAATAAAGAACTAA
- a CDS encoding DUF6756 family protein encodes MGEVSQEISTAIKALKYSDEQIRLLDFDSGKELYFKLLDWFVKSGDRRWWWEDFKQESFDFPKYEKPFEQLIKIIPDADKNVWLMVEDDQEDFYQIYDCQPSIIGKLIGECFGFEYYVIDKNKDWLICENHHNRLIGLGQRLKERNMDKTK; translated from the coding sequence ATGGGAGAAGTAAGTCAGGAAATATCAACAGCTATAAAAGCTTTAAAGTACTCTGATGAACAAATAAGGCTTTTAGATTTTGACTCTGGTAAAGAATTGTATTTTAAACTTCTTGACTGGTTTGTAAAGTCAGGAGACAGACGTTGGTGGTGGGAGGATTTTAAACAAGAGTCGTTTGATTTTCCTAAATATGAGAAACCATTCGAGCAATTGATTAAAATTATACCAGACGCAGATAAAAATGTTTGGCTAATGGTTGAAGATGACCAAGAGGATTTCTATCAAATTTATGACTGTCAGCCCTCAATTATTGGAAAATTAATCGGAGAATGTTTCGGATTTGAATATTATGTGATTGACAAAAATAAGGACTGGTTGATTTGTGAAAATCATCATAATAGATTAATCGGACTTGGTCAAAGATTGAAAGAAAGAAATATGGATAAAACTAAATAA
- a CDS encoding VOC family protein codes for MSKKSNLVVYFEIPVTDIDRAVKFYKAVFHFDFDKENIDNNEMALFPFVDENSGITGALAKGEIYKPTKDGVVIYFKTENIDETLKLATSNGGQILYPKTDNGIGLVAEFEDSEGNRIALYQTK; via the coding sequence ATGTCAAAAAAATCAAACCTTGTTGTTTATTTTGAAATACCAGTGACTGACATTGACAGAGCAGTAAAGTTTTATAAGGCAGTATTCCACTTTGACTTCGACAAAGAAAATATTGACAATAATGAAATGGCGTTGTTTCCCTTTGTAGACGAAAATTCAGGAATTACAGGTGCATTAGCTAAGGGGGAAATCTACAAACCAACAAAAGATGGAGTTGTGATTTACTTCAAGACAGAAAATATTGATGAAACACTAAAATTAGCTACCTCAAATGGTGGACAAATTTTATATCCCAAAACGGACAATGGAATTGGACTTGTTGCCGAATTTGAAGACTCAGAAGGAAACAGAATCGCATTATATCAAACTAAGTGA
- a CDS encoding nucleotidyltransferase family protein produces the protein MKISEKNIEQIKKLCKEYRVKNFSVFGSVLTDSFSSDSDIDFVVDFDENDPIKYTDLYFQLKEKLELILKRQIDLIEERGIKNSFFRKEIDESKVVIYG, from the coding sequence ATGAAAATTTCAGAGAAAAATATTGAACAAATTAAAAAACTTTGCAAAGAATACAGAGTGAAGAATTTTTCTGTTTTTGGTTCTGTCTTGACCGACAGCTTTTCCTCTGATTCCGATATAGACTTTGTGGTTGACTTTGACGAAAATGACCCAATAAAATATACCGATTTGTATTTCCAACTAAAAGAAAAATTGGAATTGATTTTAAAGCGACAAATTGACTTGATAGAAGAACGTGGAATAAAAAATTCATTTTTCAGAAAGGAAATTGACGAGTCAAAAGTTGTGATTTATGGATAA
- a CDS encoding HepT-like ribonuclease domain-containing protein, giving the protein MDNKINAWLEDILRSIDEIFDFLPEKKDFLEFQKDLKTKKAVERNIEIIGEAVNRITNHKNTKIEIQNARQIIGTRNRIAHEYDNISDEIIWTIIVRELPKLKEEIKKFKN; this is encoded by the coding sequence ATGGATAATAAAATAAATGCTTGGCTTGAGGATATTTTAAGGTCAATCGACGAGATTTTTGATTTTTTGCCTGAAAAGAAAGATTTTTTAGAATTTCAGAAAGACCTAAAGACCAAAAAAGCGGTCGAACGAAATATTGAAATTATTGGCGAAGCAGTTAATAGGATAACGAACCACAAAAACACTAAAATCGAAATACAAAATGCAAGACAGATTATTGGAACAAGAAACAGAATAGCCCACGAGTATGACAACATTTCTGACGAAATTATCTGGACTATAATAGTGAGAGAACTTCCGAAACTGAAAGAAGAAATAAAAAAGTTCAAAAATTAA